The sequence CGAACACCCCAAAATCGTCCTGCACAAGGAAGGCTCCCCGCGCACCGGCCAGATCGGCGCCCTGCTCGCCGCTCATCCCAAGGTCTGCTTCCTGGCCGACGACAGCCCGGACCAGGACATCCTCACCCCCGCCCTCTCCCGCGGCGCGCAGGGCATCGCCAATGCCACGGGAAATCTGCTGCCCCGCGAACTGGCCGCACTCTCCCGGCCCTGGGATGACTTCCGGGGCATGGCCGCATTCCGTGAGCTGCACTCCCGGCTCATACCGCTGATGGATTTCCTGTACGGCGTCCGCAGCCCCATCGGCCTCAAGTCCCTGATGAACGCGGCCGGACTGCCGGCCGGACAGCTGCGCAAACCCCTCACCCTGCTGCCCGAGGAGCAGACCCGAAAGGGCCTCGCCCTCCTCCAGGAATACCTCCGGATCTGCGAAGAACTCGCCGCCGAACGGAACACCCCGGCCGCTCGGGCCACCCCGGTGACCTCCTTCGAGAAGCTCCCCCGGGGCTGACCATGGCACATGTCGTCTTCGTCGACAGCGGCCCCGCCTATCTCCCGGCCCTCGCCCGCGCCAAACAACTCGGCCACCGTGTCACCTTCGTCCGCCCCCGCGATATCTCCATGCTCCAGGAGACCTCGACGCCCGAGGAACGCATCGCCGAGGCCCTGAAACCCGTGGACCAGGTCATCGCCCTCGATGCCCTCGAAACGGACCTGGAATCCCAGCTCCGGCAGCTGCACACCCGCCACCCCGTCGACGCACTCCTGACGACCTCGGAAATGGCGGTACTCCCCACCGCACGGGCCGCCGAATCCCTCGGTATCAGGGGCACCCCCGTACGCCATCTCGCCCAGGCGGCCCGCAAGGACGTATGCCGCGAGCGGCTGCATGCG is a genomic window of Streptomyces gilvosporeus containing:
- a CDS encoding dihydrodipicolinate synthase family protein, which translates into the protein MTHDPFDAARRFTGSLVAQVTPFQHDGSIDYGALFELIARQEHHGTAGLFFLGVAGEGATLDDRDFAAFTETVLGADRKIPYFIGCTGTYTGHALERVRIAADHGADGAILTVPANMGPDQKQAARYFLDIADASPIPIGTFNNPARLMTDLDTATLLTILEHPKIVLHKEGSPRTGQIGALLAAHPKVCFLADDSPDQDILTPALSRGAQGIANATGNLLPRELAALSRPWDDFRGMAAFRELHSRLIPLMDFLYGVRSPIGLKSLMNAAGLPAGQLRKPLTLLPEEQTRKGLALLQEYLRICEELAAERNTPAARATPVTSFEKLPRG